AAGACCATTAGGATCTCGTTCTGCTCAATATTTCTCGTATCCAAACTGTCTTGTTTGCACTGTTTACCCTATAGGATCTCGTTATGCTCAATATTTCTAGTATTCAAACCGTCTTGTTCGCACTGTTTACCCTATTTGTTTTGAAGGCTCTGCAGTTACGGTGAAGGTGTTTTCTTATTGTTCGGATTTGTTTTGAATGAAAGCTTCAAAATGATTCCGGAAGCCAGTGTTCTCCGAAGGTGAGTTCTTCATACGCTTTGACATTTCCATGGCCTGGCAGATTCCATATAACTTATGATGGAAATGAATGCAACAATCCAGCAATATGCACACGAAATGGTCAACTTGGAAATGTGAAAAAATACTTGTAAGACGCCTGGTAGACAGTTAACTGTAAAGAGAGATGGAAACATATTCGGCATTTCATTATCTGAAGTTGGACTTCTATGAAACAGATAAATGCATCAGGAGGAAACGGAAGTGCGGAAATCATTTTCCACGACAAACGCTCCAAAGATGCCAGAGGAAATAAAGGATCAACCCATTTAACTCTACTCATCATCTAAAGACTCTCAGTGAGTGATTCACACAAGTGAAGCCCCCGTCGATCATGAGATTATCCCCGCTTATATACTTGGACTCGTCACTTGCCAAAAAGAGGACAGCAGTAGCTACACCATCAACTGTCAGTTCCACTCCTTGCAAGTTGGCATTTTTCGATATAAAAGATCGGAAACCTGTCCAGGCATCTTCGGTTCTCGCATCCTCGTGCAGGTGAGCCAAAGCCAAATTCGTCGCAACTGCATAAGGAGAAACGCAGTTAACGCGTATCCCGTGATTCCCAAGCTCAGCTGCAACGTTCTTGGTCAGCCCCACTACAGCATGCTTGGACCCTGTGTATGCATGTGGTCCAATGCCTCCTAGAACACTTGAAACACTGGAAAGAGAAACTATGCTGCCCTTTTTCTGCGGGATCATTGCCCTAGCTGCGTGCTTCATTCCGAGGAACACTCCCTTCACGTTAATATCAAACACTTTCTGAAACTCAGATAGGCCTGCATTGCGGATGTCTGGACAAGGCGAACCTGACACCCCAGCGTTGTTGACTATGATATCCAGCGTGCCATACTTATCGACAGTGAAATCAACTGCGCGGCTAACATCATCCTCTACCGTGACATCACAATGGAGATAACAAATGTTTGGATCTCCGTTGAGGGATTCGCACACTTGTAAGCCGAGGTTGTCCTGCACATCAACTAAACAAACTTTTGCGCCATGTTTGTGGAACAGGCGCACAATGCTTTCTCCAATGCCAGTGGCTCCGCCGGTCACCAATGCCACTTTCCCTACTAACCTGAGGAGAAGGGAAGGAACTGAACATCCATGAGGGAAACCATAAACACATAACGTGACCCAAAAATTgtacatattttatttatttctcacacgaaattaaaataaaattttagtatTGTGAATTTGTGGCAATATGAGAAAGCCATGTTCAAAAAATTTAGCAACTGGTTTCAGATTCAGATGAATAAAAATTTCGAGATTTCAGTTGACCACAAAACCTTGATCATCTTAAGGGGATTTTCAAGTATGTGATATACACCAGAATGTTCTGTCGTTAAATCTTTAGTCAAGTATCGAATGACCAAGATGTAACGGCCAAAAATCTGGGTGCATAGGATACATggtataaatttctcatttGTCTTTTATCATGGtgggaaaggaaaaagaaaaattgcaaattaaaaggaaaagaaaaaacaaaaagggtTCATGAAACTCACAGAAACTGGCTGAAAAGTTACAAACGACATTTAAAAATCCCAGATTAGTTCAACTTCAACATTAACACAATCTGCAAACCCAGAAAATAAAACCCACTAATTTAACTGAAATAACCAACACAACTTACTACTGTACAATCTGAAGGTATTACCAAAAGAGTAAAACGAACTGTAAAAACCACACAGGAAATTTAACACGAATGATTTTCTGCCGTTAGATTCAAAACCCAGATCACAGATTCACATGAACAATAAAAGCAAAGCTATATACAAACCAGAAAACACAGAAATAGGTGGAGAGAAACGTATATGACAAAGAGAGGTAAGAGTTTGTTACCTCTGGAAGCTCGGAAGCGAACCCACTTGTTCAGTCATGGTGGTGGTGGACAAAACCTCACCACTCTTATTTTCTTCCTCTGATGTGTTTcgactttctttctctctctgtttttcTACTCAACAGTCTAACACACTTTTTCCTCAAGAAGTAGCCCCTTCAACTTTTGTCATGTTTACTTTTTCATGGGTTAACTATTTAGATTCCGCTTATTGTATTTTCAAGTCTTTACGTATGATTTAGAAACTCATAAAACTCCTAATCCATCCACTTGTTGTAATTCATAGCCATTCAATGTGGATGGCCACTCATCCTATCTACAACTCATCTACATCTCATATAGAAGTTCTACAACTCATCCCTCTAAACTTTGTCTAACACTCAAACAAAGAAGCACATGATGAAGATGTCAAGTCAAAGCACATGATGAAGATGTCAAGTCAAAGCACATGATGAAAATGCCAAAGCTCATGTAGATGACACAAAAGCTCATGGGGATGACACAAAAGCATGAGTGTGGTAGATCTTGATTTAGCGTCTTGTCTATTCATTTGCCTATATAAGGAAGGCCAAAGTGTAAGAAGAAATACaacatcaacaacatcaaagAAAGCAAGAAGATATGAGAGAATAGAgaaagttatctttgtactcttatCATTTCATATAAtgaatgaaagcaccactgctacCATAAGgatgtactccagtcacactgattGTAGAGGatcctcgtaaattttgtgtcttgtttcatttattccattgCACACACACCGCTgattttataacacgttatcagcataaAAATCTCTCATGTTAGTAGAAAGCACAACGCCACAAAT
This region of Malus domestica chromosome 07, GDT2T_hap1 genomic DNA includes:
- the LOC103446486 gene encoding (+)-borneol dehydrogenase 2 — its product is MTEQVGSLPSFQRLVGKVALVTGGATGIGESIVRLFHKHGAKVCLVDVQDNLGLQVCESLNGDPNICYLHCDVTVEDDVSRAVDFTVDKYGTLDIIVNNAGVSGSPCPDIRNAGLSEFQKVFDINVKGVFLGMKHAARAMIPQKKGSIVSLSSVSSVLGGIGPHAYTGSKHAVVGLTKNVAAELGNHGIRVNCVSPYAVATNLALAHLHEDARTEDAWTGFRSFISKNANLQGVELTVDGVATAVLFLASDESKYISGDNLMIDGGFTCVNHSLRVFR